DNA from Prevotella melaninogenica:
ACGTTTGCGTGTGCAACATCGAGCTTTTAATGTATTGGCAGAGATGGCAATGAAGTCGCAAGATCCCTCTCATGATAATGGTTACATCTATCGTAATGGTTACGTTGCAATGCTTTCGGGTTCCTATTCGAAGCGCGGAATGAGTCTGCTTCTGCAGGCAAAACGCAGTACGAATATGGGCTTCCGCAGCCGTAGAGGAATGGAAGGAATCTCTTCTTTTGTTAATCATCTACCCCCATTTACGATGGAGCATACCTATACATTGGCTGCTCTCTATCCTTACGCGACACGCCCTGATGGTGAGTGGGCTTATCAGGCAGCTGCTGCCTATACCTTCCCAAAGGGTTCACCGATAGGTGGAAAGTATGGTACGACCGCGAAAGTAAACTTCTCACACGTTCATTCTGTGCGGAAGAATGGTTCTGGAGAAATCGGAACAGATGGCTATGGTAGTCCGTTTTGGGCGTGGGGGGACGCTACCTATTATCAAGATATTGATGTACAGTTGGAAAAGCGACTCGCTAAGGATACGAAACTCAATCTGATGTATATGTATCAACGTTACAATCAGATGCTACTCGAAGGACATGGAGGAATGCTTAATTCGCATATCTTTGTGGCAGATGTCAAACAGAAGCTTTCGCCTAACACAACGTTGCGTGTAGAGGCACAGTATCTTGCATCGAAAGATGGTGATAAAGATTGGTTATTTGGATTGGGTGAACTGTCGCTTGCACCACATTGGATGTTCACATTGAGCGACCTTTATAATGTTGGTAATACTCGGGTGCATTACTACCAAGGTTATGTAACCTATAGCGGTGGGGCACATCGCTTGCAATTAGGCTACGGTCGTACACGTGCAGGCTTCAACTGTTCGGGTGGTATATGTCGTTATATCCCAGCAACAAAGGGCTTGACACTCTCTTATAATTATAACTTCTGATAAGAAATGAAAAGTTTTTATATATCTCTTTTAGCTGCAGTTGCTTTTTTAACAGGCTGCGATTCGGTTGGTTCTGACGAACGACTGATAGAGGTTCCAGCTGCTACTGTTCAGCGTAATGTACTGATAGAGGATTTTACGGGACAGCGTTGTATCTTTTGTCCTGATGCTGCAGAGGCTATTGCACAGCAACAAAAGCTTTATGGTGCAGACAAATTGATTACTGTTGCTTTCCATGCAGGACCGCTTGCAATCAAGAGTGGGACTGGATTCGTTGGTTTGCGCACCGATGTGGGTGATGTCTATTATAAGCATTGGTCAGTTCCAAATGTGCCAAAAGCCATTATCAATCGTCGTGGAGGTGTACTTTCCAAAGATACTTGGGCTGGACGTATCTATGATGAGTTTGCTCAGACGACAACAGTTAGTATTGAACTTAAAAGTCAGTATGATGCTTCTACACGTCAGATGGAGATAGAAACCGATTTGAAGACCTTGTCTGAAGATGTGAAGGGACGGCTACAACTGTGGTTGGTTGAGGATAACATCGTTGCCCCACAGATGTTCCCAAACAATAAAGTGGATAAGGAATATGTGCATAATCATGTCTTTCGCGCTGCTATTAATGGGGAATGGGGCACAGAGTTAACGCTCTCTACGAAGAATGTTCATAAGGAGAAAACGACTTACACACTCCCTGACGGAGTTGTACCAAAGAATGCATGGATAGTAGGTTTTTTCTACAATGATAGCGGAGTCTTGCAGGCTGTGCGCCAAAAGGTTTCGCTTTAATAAACGAATGATAATCAATTACGAATAAATATAAATAAATAAGAAAATGAAATTACGTTTACTCGTGTTTATTGGTCTGATGACTAATCTTTTAGTTAGTGCACAAGCACAGACAAGTTCTAATGATGTTGTGTTCCTTGATGAACAAGGTAGAGTTATTCCTAACGGCACTGTTGTTGTCTTGAATAAGGCAGTTACAACAGAATTTCCTTTTGAAGGGTTTGAAATTGCAGGAAAGGTGTTTATTCAGAATAAGACTGATAAACCCCAGAATGTTTCTCTTTCCTATACTATTAACGAAATAGATGAAGGTGAAGTGAAGGTTTGTGCGTATGAAAATTGTACTATTAATCCAGATCCAGGAACTTATGAAGTAGGCACTAAACTCTTGTCTATAGGTCTTGAAAAAGAAACAGTTGAGATAGAACATACGTATGGTAAAAGAGAGAATTGTACAATTACGCTGAAACTTAAAGTAAAAGAACTCGGTTCTGATAAAGAGAAGGAGGGCCCATCAATTACTGTTAAGTTTGATACTAATGCAGCAGGTATTGCTTCGGTAGCGTCACAGAAGGGTGTTACTTACGATGTTTACAATACTCAGGGTGTGTTGTTGCATAAGCAACTTACGTCTTTGACAAATCTCCCTAAGGGCGTTTACATTGTGAAGCAGACGGGCGTTGCCTATACAAAAAAGTATGTTATTCGTTAAGCATATAATTTATTAATCTATAACTTGATATGTTACATAAGTTTTATACATTGTTTATTGCGCTTATTGCAGTCTTTTGTTGTGCTGTGAATGTAAAGGCGGATGGTTATACGCTTATTCCTTCTACAGGGCAGAAAGTATATGTTCCTATCACAGCAAAGAGTGCAA
Protein-coding regions in this window:
- a CDS encoding Omp28 family outer membrane lipoprotein, producing MKSFYISLLAAVAFLTGCDSVGSDERLIEVPAATVQRNVLIEDFTGQRCIFCPDAAEAIAQQQKLYGADKLITVAFHAGPLAIKSGTGFVGLRTDVGDVYYKHWSVPNVPKAIINRRGGVLSKDTWAGRIYDEFAQTTTVSIELKSQYDASTRQMEIETDLKTLSEDVKGRLQLWLVEDNIVAPQMFPNNKVDKEYVHNHVFRAAINGEWGTELTLSTKNVHKEKTTYTLPDGVVPKNAWIVGFFYNDSGVLQAVRQKVSL
- a CDS encoding DUF6029 family protein yields the protein MKKLMMIGLLIGMSSISLCAQEESDKLRLSGSLQSDMLLAQKDSTIGAEATDGRFLTNTYLDLKLSSRYVEAGARLEYLEHPLPGYESDFKGWGVPYAYLKGRYKNAELTLGSFYEQFGSGFILRSYEERSLGIDNSLQGARLNYRPWAGVAVKVLTGRQRRYWNHNKSWMIGADVEWNIDELFKTLQQRNTYITLGASYLNKHERDEVIMVDPTHRLHLPLNVNAFDVRLRVQHRAFNVLAEMAMKSQDPSHDNGYIYRNGYVAMLSGSYSKRGMSLLLQAKRSTNMGFRSRRGMEGISSFVNHLPPFTMEHTYTLAALYPYATRPDGEWAYQAAAAYTFPKGSPIGGKYGTTAKVNFSHVHSVRKNGSGEIGTDGYGSPFWAWGDATYYQDIDVQLEKRLAKDTKLNLMYMYQRYNQMLLEGHGGMLNSHIFVADVKQKLSPNTTLRVEAQYLASKDGDKDWLFGLGELSLAPHWMFTLSDLYNVGNTRVHYYQGYVTYSGGAHRLQLGYGRTRAGFNCSGGICRYIPATKGLTLSYNYNF